The genomic region gaaacaacctaatcaaaaggtcccacccacgacaggtctgcccccacaagattagattaaataATTTAGGCTTTTCTGGtttacataatagattcaaaccagcacagggggctGCCCTTGTGATTACAAGtttttctagtaaaaaaaaaaatggataaaggaagTACAAAGTGAGGGTCAATCaccaggtttttacaatcacaaggtctTTAGATGAAAGctttacaatcattatcagagattaaGGCAGAAGGATTACAGTTCggagatttcaggtattttcctctgtctgctgtaatataccagaaagtaaaaaggaatatctatataatgattcagtaaacATTAttatcccctaaatcctaacttctcagttacaccttCATCTGGGGAGGGCAGTCACAGGGAGTGTGTCTTTACCTGGGCCAGCTCTCCCACTGATGGTGCCCTGGATCCACTGAACCCCAGGCTACCTGCTGACTGCTTGTTTTTTAAGGCAGAGGCTGATTGTCTTGATGTCCTTGAAAAATACCGAGGGAAGTGCGAGCCGACCTTTCTGTTTTATGCAGTAAGTACATTTTCAGAAGCAGGAATATATGATGGTCGCAAATCATTAGAGCTCAGATAGATGTGTCTCACTGGGAGTCATCAAGAGGACTTGCTGATCCAAACAAGCGATGCTGTTTTCTGATGTTTCCTCCTGACCCTATTTATTATTTCGGCTATATACAGATTCTCCTCCCTAAGGTATAGTAATGTAGGCCCCTGACCGGGATGATGGCAGGAGGGCACAAGGACACTGCTCCCAGCACAGCTCCCTGAGCGTCACTCTTGGCTCAGGTAGTTTTACTGACAGTGGCTTCTACCAGAAGGAATACAAGTTACTCAAAGGCAAATGATCCTTCTTGGCTCCACAAACACTCTTGACTGAGGTTTCACTTTCAGAGAAAAGAGTTTCAAGATTTCTATCCTCTGCTCCTTAGAGCAAACATGAGTACTCCTTTATGAGGTAGAAAGCTCTTTATTCACCTTAATTTAATCATAAAGTGTGGAGGtttgtcagaaatgaaaagtcagaaatgagagggactACTGGGGAAAGCTAAGTGATTCagtgttttgaaaaataatttgattgTCTTTGGGTGTGACATGCACACTCTGGCTCCATGTCCTTTAGGATCCACTGCCTCATACCTATGCTTCCTAGGTTTGGGTCACCTGCCAGACCCTAAAAGCAATTGTTATGCTACTCCTTACCTGGTATAGCCCCCTCGTTGTACAAGCAGGGAAACTGGAGTCTGCCCACCCAGGTCTCCTGATAACCTGGCCAGggttattttctttgtaaaactTTGGCTTTCTGCCCTCAGCACTGCAAGTATTATGAGTTGGAAGTTTATGTAAAGCACATTATTTGAGCTTTAGTAGGGAGACAAATTGCATGATGAAACAGGAGTGGGTAATAGGGAAGGGACAGGATAGGAAGGTGGAGGGGCAGGTAGGAGCGCAAAGAGATGAACATACCCCCAGCCAAATTGACATCAGAGCTCAGTTGCAGAAATGGGCTAATTACTACAATGGTTTGATTCCCTGGTTCCTGTGATGAGTATATAAGTAACGATTACAAATCAATTATGAGCGTAAGTCATAATCGGCTTTTGGGAACATGTGTCAAGCCCACAGATACCATTACAACCCCACTGAGGGATGGACAGAAGGAGGATCTCACTCTACCCGAACTTCTTCTCTAGATTCATTCTTTTGTGAATAATACATATATAGACTTCTGGAAAAGTTAAAGCAGGAAACCTAGGTACACCTCAAGTCTTCCCTCACCAACCCAGATGGAGATGGAAACTGATTCTTGCTTTGAGTTCCTAGCATCCTGCACATTCCCTTATTAAAGCAATTAtcttattgtaattgttttcttgatatgaCCACTCTCTTCCCATTTGACTCCCATTCATTGAAGGCAGCAGCTACGCCTTTTCATGTTTATATCCTCTGCCACTGtcttggtgcctggcacatagtaagtcctCAGTAAAAACTAGTTGCGTGAATAGGCCACATATAAGCCACACTTAGTACTCACAGTGCAACTCACTGTGTATTGTTCCTCCCTTAACTAACTCCCAGTTGCTCTGAAGGAAGTTTTGAAAGGAGGGTATGGGGAAGAAGGTGTAAAGCAAGATAGAGAAATCATTTGAGAAGAAGTGGCAGGCCTGAGGACATCTTGCCACGGGATGGATGGCTCTAGGAGGTGGGAGCAGAGACAAGAGCCCTCCACTGGAAGTGGATGGTGGAGGCTATGGACCACAGATACACCCCTTTATATTTGCCTGGGAACAATGGAACCTGACCTGGGCACACTCCTAAACAAAACTCTTGGACACTCTTGCTGTagtttgaaaagattaatatatgcaaaaagaATTCACAAAGTTTGACCAATATTTTTGTAACATGTTCTAGTGGAGGAGAACTGGTGGCTGTGGTAGAGGAGCAAATGCACCTCTGCTGCAAAAAACCATCCTAGATCAGCTGGAGGCCGAAAAGAAGGTGTTAACTGAAGGCAGAGACCGAAAAGTGGTAACTGGAGGTCATTTGTAAAAGCAGCAAACTCACAATGTTCTCCTCTgtccacccctcccccccaccctcccacaccCCACTACTTTTCCCAGAGTTGTCAGTGGAAAGGATCATAAAATTCCCACACTGGGGTTCATTCTTTGCTTTGGGCTGAGGGTAGAATGCAATGCCACTTTGATATGTATACATTTTGAAGCcttcttttaaaaagtctttcccTTCATCAGACCCCTTTAACTTCTATCCATTTGGCTTTCATCCTCCACTTCAATTATTAATAGGGGTTTCTGGAACCCTGACAATAGATTCAGAAGTGAAAATAACGTTGTAGATTCAAGTGGTGTATAGAATTCAGGACAAGTTTCTCCTCAGCCTCAGGGTGAAATCTCTTAGTGATCCACCCTCACCTCACATTCTTGAAGGTTTGACTCATGATCCCAGAGGATTTCTTTAATTTAGAAATTAAGCTCTGTGATTAGCATGAGAAATAGGATCCACTAACTTGTGACtttgataaattattttcatcataACATAGACTGCAAGTTTTTCGCAAGTAATTGGCTGCCTTTGAAAAGCAAGTCACCTTAGTTAAAGGGAGGTATTTCCTGGCCCTTTGTGTATCTGCCAAAAGAGCCTTAACATTGGTTCAAGTTTTCATATTCAGTTGCAAATAGCAAAGCTCTATTTTTATTGAATGAGTTAGAATCAAATCTTAATTTTTGCCAAGAAAACTGGCAATTTtgttacaagaaagaaaattgcaaatgcttatattttcatgtgcctcttctggggaaaaattacctatttgtTTACCACTTCTGTGCACTTTGTAGCCAGTTActtaatcttaatttgcatttcaattCTTCCTGTCTTCTTGCcaattctctatttcttcttagtTTCTACGTGACACTTGTGAAAACAGGCAGAATCTATAACCTAAGAGAAACATGAACTTACCTGTCTTCTAATTCCCTATCCCCCACCATCACCCAACTAAAGAGGATCTTTCCAAGACTAATAATCTTGACctgttttctctttgtgttttggACTTTTGCTTTTTTGGTTTCTGTAGGTTTCTGAAGCTCTTTCAGTTAATTTTAACTAGCTAACTACTTTCTGTTCATGACCAATGTACTAGATTCAAGATGAAGCCCTTTCTGATGAAGATAAATGTTTCTCCCACATAAAGGAGGATGGTGAAGATGAGGATGTGGGTGAGTGCAGAACCGATGAGCAAGGCAAAACAGCAAAGCAGTCTCAGATTGCCgtgtgttttaaaatatacacataacCAGCTCTGAGCAGTCTGAACTCTGGGAGGATTAGATGTAAAATCTTGTCTCCAATCACCTAACTTCACATAGACTGTGCCAaatctcccttctttcctttaacCACATCCTGCATACATTTCACAGCTTTCTGATCATGTTCAAATATAACAAGTATGATTTTTAAAGGCAATTCCCAGGCTCTGGAAAAGCTCCATCTAATAAAATGGAGGGTAGTAAcaccaataatttaaaataatgatgatggtATTTTGTTAGTGCTTATTTGAGCCAAAGAATTCAAGTCCagtttctcccccctccccctccccacatcTCTACCCCCTTCACACTCACGCTCTTGGACAGCACAGCAACCTGAACCTTTAACATGAGAACAATTTGACCTGATAAGGGGAAATCCACACTTCAGGATTCCAATATCAGTGTAAAGAAAAGCCAGAAATTAGAAAGACTTGCTGGAAAGGTGGTTCTTGATGGTTCCTAGGACATCAAAGGAAGCCAGGATTAAGTTCAGGAACTGAGTTGGTAAAAGAAGGAATATTACTTTGTATTATTGCAAGAAACAggctgtttttttgtgtgtgcagcTAAAAAGGACTGTTTTGAGTTGGATCCTAAGCAAGGGAAGAGGTACAATTTAGGAGAGCAAGAAACTTAAGTGTAAAAGAAAATCAGCGATTTGACTTCTGCATGAAACATTTGTTGTCTCCTTTCTGGAATATCTTCTGTTTTCTCCCTTCTCCAGCTATTTCCCCTCAAGTCTAGTTCTTCTTCCCatctagaaaacaaaacaaaatcccacCCTGGCCTTTAGTCTTCTTCTAGCTCCTTCCTTGCCTTCACAGCCAAGCTTCCTGAGCCTTGTCCACATGCATAAATGTTCCACTCATGCCCTGACCTGCTGCAGTCTGGCTTCTGTGGCCCCTCCATTCTGAAATACTGCTCACCAGTGACCCCAGTGACCTTGGTGCCAAATCCAATGGGCAGTTTCAGTCCATATCCTATGGGATCTTTCCATAGAGTTGGGTCATATGAGCAATGTCTTCCTTCTCATGCTCTTTTGGTTTCTGAGATGTCATTCATTAcctttcttgttttcctcttgtGTCTCTGGTCTCTCCTCATTTCTTCTTCATtggcttcttttcttttgttctccttTCAAGCTGGAGTTCTCAGGCCCCtgctttgtcattttctttttccattctacACCTCTAGGTGATCTCATTAATCAGTCAATTTATAACggaatttttgttaatttcttaaaGTCTAAGTGTTCATAGCACATTAGAAATATTAATCACAGAAAAATTAATAGATTtgttgtttaaaattatttatacctTTGCAGTACACATGCTTTTGAGATTTTCAGAAGAGGGAGCCCTCCTTAATTGCATTGCAACACAATTAAGTTTGCCACTCAAACACTGAATTTGCAATGCAGTTTCAGCAGAAAGATAGGCTATGAGGAATGCAGACCCAGAGCCTAGGTGAGCTCATCAAGACCAAATTTGTACAAACTGCAGTAAAATAGAAATGAACTCATGGCCTGGACACAGGCCTCCCTACAGCTTTTGTGGCCCTCAGCCACAGCATGTGACTATGGTCACATGACACCTCCATTATGGCCAGCTGATTGGACACGGTGGACGCTGACCCAAGGACAGCCAATCAGTGGACTGATCAGTGAGCTATGCCTGGTGTCTTAATGAGCTGGGCCAATCTGATCTTCTCTTATGAAAACTGAACTGAGATAGGACTCAGATACAGTTTGGCAGTATGGGCTGGAGTTGAAAAGTCATGAGAGATCATGTAGACTCAGCCATTATTGGCCACATGCCAGGAAAGTTAAAAAGCAGAGGCAAAGGAGCCAGTTGAATGAGAGAACACAGCAGACAGCAGTTAGAGACCAAGACATCATGAGAGCATGACAGGAAGTGATGAGAGTAGACCAGCTTGtgctctcagctccagctcccccatccaacccccacccagGCCTATCCATTCCCTTGTTTCTGGGTTTCTGTTCCTGAGTAGGCTTTTAACCAtcccttccctgtctctcttTCCCCTAAGGTTCAATGAGCTAGTCTCTGTCCCTTGCAGCCAGGttgagattgaggtctggagccaGATGCATGCATACATTAGAATCAAGGTTTGCAGGGCAGAGCTGAAAGGCCAGCTGAAGGAACCCAGGGAGCCCAAGCCTGTAGCTGGCACTCAGTGTCACAGAACTTTGTGATGGCCTCCTGAGATCCTCAGAGATCAGTTCTGTGAGCCCAGTGTCTGACAGCACCAACCTTTGGCATATTTCAGTTTCATCAGAAAAGACCTGCACCTTGGCAATCATTAAACCGGATGCAGTGGTACATGGAAAAACTGATGAGATTATTATGAAGGTAAGAGAGACTCCATGACTGTCTTCATGTTTTCTCTGATGGAAACATGGGCAGAGGGAGGGGCTAGGCTCATGCAGCAGTGTACTAGTGAGAAAAGAAGGCTTCTGAGGAATTTGAATTTGGGCTTGATTGAATTTGCCCTTTTagaatatgtgtttgtgtgtgtgtgtgtgtgtgtgtgtgtgtttgtgtgtgtattttttttttcattttcattctacagatccaggaagctggGTTTGACATTTTAACAAATGAAGAGAGAACCATGACCGAGGCAGAAATGCGACTTTTCTACCAACACAGAGCTGGAGAGGTCAGCTCATCTGTTTCCATATGTGAAACAtgctctcatttctttctctttctaacaCGATACTTTGATATTGATATTAGTCTGGGGGCAAATAGACTATTAAGAAGAATAAGAAATGGACAAGTGAATCTACTCTCAGAATAATGATTATAGGCTGTATAAGGTAAAGTTCTTTGGTTGTAAGGAAAAGATTTCGATTCTAACTtaaggaatgaaataataaatttactGGAAGGGTATTCCATAActcacagaattgaagaaagagaattgAAGGAAGAGTTTAACAAGGTCTTGGGAAGAGGGAACTCAGAGGCAAAATCTCATGGATAGTCACTTTAGATGCTGCCATTGGATAACTCAGATCCACCCACTTTCCATTTGCTTCTGCTTATGACTCACCTACTGGAGAGGAAGAGTCTGATTGACCTAGCTCGGGTCTTAGTCCCACCCAGGTTATGAGTATTTATGGGAGAGAGGGGAAGCATCATAGTTATCAGTCAAGCTGGGACCAGGTGGAATGGGGAAGGGCTGTTCACCAAAGGAAAAACGGTACTGTTACTTTGAAAAGGAGAAAGCGTTGCaaggcatctctctctctcactcacactcacacacacacacacacacacacacacacacacacacacacacacacgttctcAACTACATTCTACTACTTGGTTATCCAGCATCCATACAACATGATTTCCATGTCTATGGTCTTTTAAATGCCCCTGCCTAACATAATAATTATCTCATGTTTAACCAAATATGAGTCAACAAAAAGTCTCATCTTTCTGTCTTTAACTTAGATCTTTGTTCTCTTCAACTTATATCTTGGTCATCAATTCCCCTCTGGGATCCTCTATGGCAGGGAGAGGTATCCAGGAAGGGAAGTGCTGTGGTTGACGGTCCATGGGCCTGCTGGCTGCTCACTGACTCCCTCCCATCTCGTAGGTGGGGTGGGCCTAGCTGACCCTCTGCAGGCCCCAGCAGCCCCTGCCCTGGGTAACTATTTTCCCTCTCTGTGCCTAGGAGGCATCTGAGAAGCTGGTAACTCACATGTGCAGTGGACCGAGTCACCTCTTGATCCTCACCAAGACTGAGGACTCCGAGGATGTGATCACTGCTTGGCAAACTTTCATGGGACCCTGTGACCCCATTGTGGCCAGAAGAGAGCAGCCTGACAGGTGATGTCACTAGCTGTGGTTCTTTCATCCCTCAACCTTGCATCCAAGGAAGCTGAGTGCCCCACTTGATGTTCAGCCCCAAGATTGTGGGTATCACACAAGGCTCTCTGATGACTGGGAAACTCCCCtctttgttttgtatttggaaagaccCTGACATCCTCCCCCTGTGATCCCTTCACCAGCCCTTTGCTGAGTGCCTCCTGTGagcttcctcctctctcttttgtcCCCTCTCAAATGCTAAGCTGGATTTGGTTCTCAGCcactatttttctcccttttcagcAAGAGGATCCAATAGGGTGGTTCCAGGACCATCTGCAACATTCACCCAGGAAAATACAGATTTCAAGACCCCACTCAGGCCTGTGTAGTCAGAGACCTGGTACCAAGTGGGACCTGGTAATCTGCATTGCAGACTCAATACCCTCCACCTCTCCACCCCACCCAGGGAGTCCCGAAGCCTCTCGAATCTGAGCACCCTGTCCTATACACTGCCTGAGGCTGGCTTGGCCCTATTTAGCTGGGTGTCCCCAATGCCAAATCCACTGCACCTTGGCCTCACTCTGAAGCTGAGAGGGACCCAGCTAATAGGAGAGAACCTGAAATTAGCAAGAGGCCAAGTAAATACAGTTGTACTTTGTAGTTGTTGGGGCTGGGATCATTTGTATTTGAGGCAGCTTGGGCTAGTGAAAGACAACCCAGTATTCAGATCTTAGGTGACCATGTGCTTAGGCAAGCCCCTCTCTGAGACCtagttctctcatctgtaaagtggggacatGAGCACCTATCATGAAAGTACAGTGCTGTGGCTAAGAGGACAGACTCCAgaatctctcttcttcctcttactgtgtgacctcaggTCACACTTTAATCTCTCTGTGCAATTTCCTTagtgttgctgtgaagattaaatgaattaatatatatgaagcacttagaacagtattTGACACACAGGAAGTCCTAGCAATATCAAGATTATCTCATTGGATTGTTGCAAGGATTAACTATGCAAACCTATATTAAACACTTGGGGTGGTGCTAGCCCCTGGTGGTAATGATATCAAGAAAAATGCCAGCTTTTGCAGTTATACTGTCCCTCatgcatctataaaatgaggataatgccAGAGTCTCCCTCACAGGGCTATGGTGCAAATGAAATGAGATCCAGGGTGTAGAGCACCCAGCACGCACCCAGAACACGTCAGCTGCTATCATCAACACTGCTATTTTTCTAGGTATTTCCAACTGAGGGAAAGCAATTTATCAGGAATGCAGAGTGCTGATGGGTAACTGTTGATTATGTTGCCAGAGAACAAAATATTTCTTCTCAAAtgaaattgttttacattttgccaTTGTTCCCAGTCTCCGAGCTCAGTATGGCACAGAAATGCCCTTTAATGCCGTCCATGGAAGCCAGGACAGGGAAGATGCCAGAAGAGAACTGGCCTTGTTCTTCCCCAGTTTTAAGTTTTCAGAAGAAAGTACAAAAGCCCCTGAGGGTAAGTCATCAAGGCAGATTTAATCATTATTAAACCTGAGGTGCCAAGGAATTTATGACTACGTGAAGTGTGTGCAGCGACTGATATTAACTATTTGCTA from Choloepus didactylus isolate mChoDid1 chromosome 1, mChoDid1.pri, whole genome shotgun sequence harbors:
- the NME9 gene encoding LOW QUALITY PROTEIN: thioredoxin domain-containing protein 6 (The sequence of the model RefSeq protein was modified relative to this genomic sequence to represent the inferred CDS: substituted 1 base at 1 genomic stop codon), whose translation is MGSKKKEIALQVNISTQELWEEMLSFKGLTVVDVYQGWCGPCKPVVNLFQKMRIEVGLDLLHFALAEADCLDVLEKYRGKCEPTFLFYAWRRTGGCGRGANAPLLQKTILDQLEAEKKVLTEGRDRKVIQDEALSDEDKCFSHIKEDGEDEDVVSSEKTCTLAIIKPDAVVHGKTDEIIMKIQEAGFDILTNEERTMTEAEMRLFYQHRAGEEASEKLVTHMCSGPSHLLILTKTEDSEDVITAWQTFMGPCDPIVARREQPDSLRAQYGTEMPFNAVHGSQDREDARRELALFFPSFKFSEESTKAPEGGKDEGAAGPTEXLRVPEAVD